A stretch of Eleutherodactylus coqui strain aEleCoq1 chromosome 2, aEleCoq1.hap1, whole genome shotgun sequence DNA encodes these proteins:
- the CDC37 gene encoding hsp90 co-chaperone Cdc37 encodes MVDYSVWDHIEVSDDEDDTHPNIDTASLFRWRHQARVERMEQFEKEKEELEKGANDCKKKLADCQKKLKDLDVQDREKGDPEKLKKELDQLKKEEKKWQKKEDDLKKKEKTVPWNVDTLSKEGFSKSVFNVKADTKEETEEQKEQKHKTFVEKNLKALKHFGMLHRWDDSQKYLSDNPHLVCEETANYLVIWCIDLEVEEKHALMEQVAHQTIVMQFILELAKSLKVDPRACFRQFFNRIKTADQQYVDAFTDELEAFKERVRERAKVRIEKALKEYEEEEKKKRLGPGGLDPVEVYEGLPPELQKCFDTKDIQMLQDTISKMEANEARFYMKQCIDSGLWVPNAKGDGPDLEGADTEPVYEEAKNESTEHSAAC; translated from the exons ATGGTGGATTACAGTGTGTGGGATCATATTGAAGTGTCTGATGATGAAGACGACACTCATCCCAACATCGATACAGCTAGTTTGTTCCGATGGCGACACCAG GCCCGTGTTGAAAGGATGGAGCAGTTtgagaaagagaaagaagaacTTGAGAAAGGGGCGAATGACTGTAAAAAGAAACTTGCGGATTGTCAGAAGAAGCTGAAAGATCTTGATGTTCAGGATCGTGAGAAGGGAGACCCTGAGAAGCTGAAAAAGGAATTGGATCAGCTGAAGAAAGAGGAGAAAAagtggcagaagaaagaagatgacCTCAAGAAGAAAGAGAAGACCGTGCCGTGGAACGTGGACACCCTCAGCAAGGAGGGGTTCAGCAAG AGTGTTTTCAACGTAAAAGCAGACACGAAGGAGGAGACGGAGGAGCAAAAGGAACAAAAGCACAAGACCTTTGTAGAAAAGAATCTCAAGGCGCTAAAACATTTTG GGATGCTACACCGCTGGGACGACAGCCAGAAGTACCTGTCTGATAACCCTCACCTGGTGTGCGAGGAGACCGCCAACTACCTGGTCATCTGGTGTATTGACCTGGAAGTAGAAGAG AAGCACGCCCTTATGGAACAAGTCGCCCACCAGACGATCGTCATGCAGTTTATTCTGGAGCTGGCCAAGAGCCTGAAGGTTGATCCCAGAGCATGCTTCCGCCAGTTCTTTAACAGGATAAAG ACCGCTGACCAGCAATATGTGGACGCCTTCACTGACGAGTTGGAAGCTTTCAAGGAAAGAGTTCGAGAACGAGCAAAAGTCCGAATAGAAAAGGCATTGAAAGAAtatgaagaagaggagaagaagaagagactGGGACCCGGAGGGCTGGATCCTGTGGAGGTTTACGAGGGTCTTCCACCT GAGTTACAGAAATGCTTTGATACGAAAGACATTCAGATGCTGCAGGACACGATTAGCAAAATGGAAGCTAAT GAAGCTAGGTTTTATATGAAACAGTGCATCGACTCCGGGCTGTGGGTCCCAAATGCCAAAGGAGACGGTCCTGACCTGGAGGGCGCAGACACAGAACCAGTCTACGAAGAGGCCAAAAATGAGTCCACCGAGCACAGTGCGGCATGTTAA